The DNA segment CTAATTATAATTTTTCAACAGGTGCACATGTTCATGTTATACGCGATAATATTCTGCGCTGTGGCCACAGCTATAGAGATGATGTACAAGAGGAAGGTGTTGCCTGCACTAATGCGCGTTTACTTTGTGATGTTACAGGTAAGTTTCACATTGTTTATAGTTTTAGTTAGTAGTTATTATTATCACaacaattatcaatattattgttataatttgtcTAGCATACTTAGCAAGCTCCCAAGACCATGAACTTGTAAAGAAACCTTCTGCAGGGTGGAGTACCTCATGTAAACAATTCACAGAAGACAATAAGTGCATatcaaataaataaacgattaaaAAATCAACTAGATAGATAtgtgaaaataacaataacaacatggaTCCAGAAAACAAGAAGATAGTGCATGAGGATTTAAAGTACTATAAAACGCTATTACAGGTTCAGATTTTCGAttcatatcaataaaataaaaaataatggtaaCAGTAATAATTCCCCTAATAATCCAGCACAAATAACTGATTGGATTTCTTTCTAGTTCTAAATATTCCTAGTTAGGAGTCTAAGTATATCTAGGACATCAGATGTCCATCACTCCAATGCTTTGATTATCAATAAGCTCTAAAGAAACTTGGGTTGGCATTCCTTTAGCATAAACATCTGTGTGGGGATTATTAGAATGACTTGAGCTCTAATGTACTTCTTTCAACGTTATAGGGCACCTGGTTTATTCAGGTCGGCTCCATCTTGTACATGCCGCTCACTACCCCTTGGGACGAGAACAGCCACACGCATATGATGCTCGCCACGGTGCTGTTCTGCTGCCACATCGGCGGGGTTTTCCTGCTCATGGCCTCCGTAGGGTGGATACTAAGCCGCCGGGTTAAGAAGATGCTTAGCACATCAGTCTACTGCCAGCTAGGCAGACGGACAGATAAAAGTAAGATGACACAGGCGGAGGCCCTCGACGCCTTAGGCGATTCGGAAGAAGAGGTGTAAACGCTCCATTAAAACTGCAGAGTAGTTGAATCGTTACACACAGCTTGCTGGAGGAAAACCATTGACCTAATCATATTCAGATGCATCCTAATATAACATGACCTAGAGGACCGAGTCGTACTATGTCTGTTTGTCATACACGCTAGCATTTTCTCTTGTACAATGAGTATTATTCCTCGATTCTATCAACATTTCTTTATAAAGATGTTGTATAGAACACTCTATCAGACTGCAAATTATTGATCAAAATGTGATTGTGAAGATAAACTGAGAATGATTGAGAAAGTGTTTCTTATGATTCTTTTCAAAATGatcaatcaatcattcatttcAGACACTTTTTCTGAATGTCAAAACCCTGAAGTCTCAATATATTCACACACCTTTTTTTCCATTGATCCAAACACCAGAACATGATAGTTCTTTTAACGTGAAAATCAGATCTACAGTAAATTGGAAATATTCATTGCAATCTTTTAGAAAGAGTCATTAATACATAGAAGCATTGGATTAAATTATTAGTAATATCCTTCCATGTTAGTATTACGATACAATTCTAGTCTTAGATGTTAATATAGTAAGACAAGTGAAAAGAGAGGAACCTTTAAATCAAACGAAGAGAGAAAAAGGCAGAGAACATCTCTTCATAAGAACGAGTAGTAGGCTACTGCTTACTGTAGACCCTACTGGAAGTCCCCTATACGAGGACGAGTTGTATTTTAAGAGTGTGTTGTCTTTAAGTAGAGAAGATTCTAAGTCCAACATGAAGAACTTAGGCTGCCAGCTCATGATTCCATCTCCCTTCTCTCCTTCCTAATCTTCAATATTTTCTATCGACTGATCTATCTTACATAATATTCTATTAAGAATTCCTACAGCTGTTTTTTTACATTAGAAAATACTTCTATTAGAAGTTAATTCATTTATATTCTGTTTTGGAAGTTCTTACATTAAAATCTCTCAAGTCAAAAGCTCTTACTGCATTATGTAAACTGTGATTggtacaattatttttttcctctataACCTCCTGACTTATTAAGTCTTTTCTTTAAccccagcagatgctggtacctcATTACAGCCACTGGTGGGCAGTAGACCATAAGCAAATCTTATACTGTATAAAGCAAATATGTGTCAAGAGCTGTGAGCTGTCTACAATGTAATTATATTATCATGAAGCTGAATTAAAAGCTTTTAAATTGCAATTAGATTGTAAAGACTTTAATTAATTCTTGATATTGATGACAAAGATTTAATTAAAACATGTAAAATTAACAATGTAGACTCAAATATCATAAAATTGTTTTATCTCTACAAatcattattaaatttctttttatccttattttttagtttgattaatagtaatataaatgataatataaatataaataaacagttATACGTGGATGGATTATGAACAGCGTATCCAGGTCATCCTTTGCTTCTCCGTTCTTCGTCGTCCTCAAGATGAAGTGCCATTGTGCGAAGTGGCCCTTCTCCGCCTTCCAACCAAAATCTCGAAGACAAAGGATGCAAAGGCAGCTCCCATACCACAGATCCACGTATAGACCACACCCTCAAGCTGAGGGGTAAAGAATACTTTTGGTGGTTTTGCGAATGTTATTGGATATAAAATACGGTGACGTGATTTGAGAGGcattactgtgtatatgtatatatatataaatatatatatagatatatatatatacattatatatacattatgtatatataaacattatatatatatatgtatatatatatatatatatatatgtatatatatatacatatatatgtatatatatacatatatatatatatatatatatatatatatatatatatatatatatatatatatatatatatatatatatatatatatatatatatatatatatacaacaaaaacaaatacatccgtctctagtccactgctggacaaatgcctcagacatatctaTTCATGGCAGGGGCttggccactttcatcaccacgctggtcagtgctgattagtgatggtgggagattcacgtctgatccctcacagcaaaccaaccaagtacgggtgaccctgactagtacacctttgctgatcatggcagtatGCAAACCCTTTCTCCAAGTTAAGATATCCATactcagaaagggttatatatcaacacactcatacatacatacatataccaaggcacttcccccaattttggggggtagccgacatcaacaattgaaacaaaacaaaaaggggacctctactctctacgttcctcccagcctgacaagggactcaaccgagttcagctgatactgctagggtgccacagcccaccctcccccgttatccaccacagatgaagcttcataatgctgaatcccctactgttgatacctccgcggtcatctaaggcaccggaggaagcagcagggcctaccggaactgcgtcacaatcgctcgccattcattcctatttctagcacgctctcttgcctctctcacatctatcctcctatcaccctgagctttcttcactccatccatccacccaaaccttggccttcctcttgtacactcatatatatacagtatatatgtgtttatatgtatatactcctTTTGCCATTGTCTACAATCACTACATCTAACTGATTACTTTGCGTAGAATTTCCTGTTTACGTTAACATACCCTGTCATCATAACAAGGTTTTATGACTAGCAAAATGTGACTCGATCACCCAGCCACAAATTCTATCTCCATTGTAGTCATCAAGATTATTCAATCTCTTCAGTACCTTATCACCAGTATTATTTCCAACCATTCGCTTTTAATATCCTCTATAGCATCCTATTATCCTCATTATCCTAATGAACCTTGCTAATCATTTGTCATCCTATCAACATTATGACATCAATCCTATATGCTGATTATCACCATTCTAAGTATCCTATCAGGATCATTCATCCTGCTATCCTTGTATGTCATCCTCCGAGACACCGGACAATCTATACCCTCATGACCTTCTTGAGTTGTATCCTATCATCCTATCATCGCTATCCTTGAGCTCGCCTTAAATAGTATCCAGTTTAGACTTCTCCTGAATGGTATTCCTAGCAGGACATCCTGTTGCACTTACCTGATAGAGCGCCAGGGGCTTACGTTCTCCGGAGTCCTTCACGCCCCGGAAGCACTTGATCCCGAAAGAGTCCTTGTAGTGTTTTTGGATTATACCCATCTGTCGCATCCACATGAGTCTGAGGTTgataagaaattgttttgtaatcaaTTAAAGCTAAATAGAATACTGACTGATtgtaaaatattatttcaattataaataaaCACTTTGCAACTCTAAAACATCTAAGACAGAAGTTACAGAATGGGGTTAAACTTAATTATTTATTGCCATTTGTGATTTTACCAAGTTTTGAAATATCTTGCAAGTTAATACATGGCAAGAGACAGgatagacagacagagaaagaCAGATAAAAATTTTCCATGCCAATAGGGATGAGAATAACTGATTTATAAAGCTATGATAAAAGtacaatttttttctctttacaactGCTAAAATCTACAACAGCATTTTACCAGTTAACGGACCATAAATTGTCCAATTTAGGTCAAGTGTCACAAAAGGTTTAAAGGAATGAATCTATATTGTTCTTTCCACTAAAGCCAAGAAATCTATCTTGTGCATCATTTGGAGTCAAGGAAGgttagagagaaagaaaaatatacttgTACACTGGATTGACAGTAACTAGCAATAAGTTTAGGCTAGCAGAGCATACAGTGGTTACATCCCCCCTAGGTCTTGCATTCACTTACTTCTTATCAAAGAAAGGCTTAAGTAATAAAGCCAAGAAATCTATCTTGTGCATCATTAGGAGTCAAGGAAGgttagagagagaaaatatatacttGTACACAGGATAGACAGTAACTAGCAATAAGTTTAGGCTGGCAGAGCATACAGTGATTACATCCCCCCTAGGTCTTGCATTCACTTACTTCTTATCAAAGAAAGGCTTAAGTAAAGACAGCAGAGCATACAGTGATTACGTCCCTCCAAAGTCTTGCATTCACTTACTTCTTATCAAAGAAAGGCTTAAGTAAAGACATCTTCGGCAGGGCCAGACCAGCGTACTCCTTCCCTATGTCCTCTTGGCCGTGGGTGAGTTTACAGCGCCCGTCCTTATACGTGTTGCTGTTCATATTATAGAAAGCACCAGTCTCTCCCACTGAAAGGCATGAATGT comes from the Palaemon carinicauda isolate YSFRI2023 unplaced genomic scaffold, ASM3689809v2 scaffold1625, whole genome shotgun sequence genome and includes:
- the LOC137635713 gene encoding transmembrane protein 45B-like isoform X2; amino-acid sequence: MGTFLGHVLPGSFFILYASWLMFHVFTKYFLGQRAVAGTTTRENGSSPTSYKRELITGFEDGVFVHYGNAQHMTMYSFFGMSGAFDILVFRGLRAPPNLDYITLIIAFAIEALLFGYHLHGRTPLDIQVHMFMLYAIIFCAVATAIEMMYKRKVLPALMRVYFVMLQGTWFIQVGSILYMPLTTPWDENSHTHMMLATVLFCCHIGGVFLLMASVGWILSRRVKKMLSTSVYCQLGRRTDKSKMTQAEALDALGDSEEEV